The DNA segment CGACCTGCTCGTGGTCAACGAGGTGGGCGCGGCCGGGCACCCGACCGGGTTCGAGGGCAGGCAGAACGCCGCGGTGGTGCTCGGGTCGGACGGCAGCGAGACCCCGGTGCCCCTCGGCAGCAAGGAGGCGCTGGCCGAGGTCGTGTGGGACCTGGTGGCGGCCCGGTGGGGCAGCGCGGCGTCCCAGCGACGACGTACGACCGGCTCGTGACGCCGGACCGCTAGACTCGTGCGGCCGCCCCGGCCCCTGCGCCGGCGCCGCCGACCGGCAGTCGACCCCCCGTAGGAGCACCGTGTCCCGCCGCCTCTTCACGTCCGAGTCCGTCACCGAGGGCCACCCGGACAAGATCGCCGACCAGATCAGCGACTCGATCCTGGACGCGCTGCTCGCCGACGACCCGAGCAGTCGGGTCGCTGTCGAGACCCTGATCACGACCGGCCAGGTGCACGTGGCGGGCGAGGTGACCACCTCGACCTACGCCGACATCCCGGCGATCGTGCGCGAGCGGGTGCTCGACATCGGCTACGACTCGTCGGCCAAGGGCTTCGACGGCTACTCGTGCGGCGTGTCGGTGTCGATCGGCGGCCAGTCGCAGGACATCGCCCAGGGCGTCGATGACGCCTACGAACACCGAACGGGCGACCACAACCATCACATCTCGGATGACCCGCTGGACCGGCAGGGCGCGGGCGACCAGGGCCTGATGTTCGGCTACGCGTGCGACGACACCCCCGAGCTGATGCCGCTGCCGATCTGGCTGGCCCACCGGCTGGCCCAGCAGCTGGCGAGCGTCCGCAAGGACGGGGCGGTGCCCTACCTGCGCCCCGACGGCAAGACCCAGGTCACCATCGAGTACGACGGGGACCGCGCGGCCCGGCTCGACACCGTGGTCGTGTCCAGCCAGCACGCGTCGGACATCGCCCTCGAGTCGATGCTCGAGCCGGACATCGCCGAGCAGGTCGTCAAGCCGGTGCTCGACGGCGTGGACATCGACTCGGCCGGCTACCTCCTGCTGGTCAACCCGACCGGCCGGTTCGAGATCGGTGGCCCGATGGGCGACGCCGGCCTTACCGGGCGCAAGATCATCGTCGACACCTACGGCGGCATGGCCCGCCACGGCGGCGGCGCCTTCTCCGGCAAGGACCCGTCCAAGGTCGACCGCTCGGCCGCCTACGCGATGCGCTGGGTCGCCAAGAACGTCGTGGCCGCCGGGCTGGCCCGCCGCTGCGAGGTGCAGGTCGCCTACGCGATCGGCAAGGCGCACCCGGTCGGGCTCTTCGTGGAGACGTTCGGGACCGAGACCGTGCCGGTGGACCGGATCCAGAACGCCGTCACCGAGGTCTTCGACCTGCGCCCGGCCGCGATCATCCGCGACCTCGACCTGCTGCGGCCGATCTACCGCCAGACGGCGGCCTACGGCCACTTCGGCCGCGAGCTGCCCGACTTCACCTGGGAGCGCGCCGACCGGGTCGACGACCTGATGTCGGCGGCCAAGGCCTGACGCCCCGGCCACGCTGCTCTTGCGGAATTGATCACGCCAGCGTGATCGATGCACCCGAACCGAGGCGAATTCGCCGCGGTCCTGGTGCATCTGCCGCGGTCCAGCCGGTGTCCAGGGCGGCTGATGGGATGGGTCCGTGACGGGCGATCCGGCTGAGGCCGACCACGGTGCCGCGGGGGAGCAGCTCGCCCTGATGCGCTCGACCGCCCGGCGGGCCCGGGCCCGACCGCCGAAGCCACCCATCGAGGCGGCAGCCGTGCTCCCGGTGGCCCGGGTGGCCGTCGACGTCCCGCTGCCGCACCTGGACCGGCCGTTCGACTACCTCGTGCCGGCCGAGCAGGCCGAGTCGGCCCGGCCGGGGTGCCGGGTCCGCGTGCGGTTCGCCGGCCGGCTGGTCGACGGCTTCCTGCTCGAGCGGGTCGACACCTCGGAGCACCCAGGCAGGCTGGGCCCGGTGCACAAGGTGGTCTCGCCCGAGCCGGTGCTCAGCTCCGAGATCGCCCGGCTGGCCCGCGAGGTGGCCGACCACTACGCCGGGTCGATGGCCGACGTGCTGCGGCTCGCCGTCCCGCCGCGGCACGCGAGGGCCGAGGCGCAGGAGTCGGCCCCCGCGGCGACCGGTCAGGCACGTCCGGACCCGGGGCCCTGGGCCCGCTATCCCCGCGGGCCGGCGCTGCTGGACGCGGTGCACGCGGGTGGCGCCCCCCGCGCCGTCTGGTCGGCGCTGCCCGACGCCACCTGGCCGGACGAGATCGCATCGCTGGTCGCCACTGTCGTCGCCGGGGGCCGCGGTGCGCTGGTCGTCGTCCCCGACCACCGCGACGTCGACCGGGTCGCCGTCGCGGTCGGCCAGGTGCTGGGTCCCGGGGCGGCGACGGTGCTGACCGCCGACGCCGGCCCGTCGACCCGCTACGCGAGGTGGCTGACGGTCCGCCGCGGCCATTCCCGGGTGGTGGTCGGCACCCGGGCCGCCATGTTCGCGCCGGTCCGCGACCTGGGCCTGGCGGTGGTCTGGGACGACGGCGACGACCTGCACGACGAGCCGCGCGCGCCGTACCCGCAGGTGCGCACCGTGCTCGCGATGCGTTCCCGGCTGGAGGGCGCCGCCCTGGTGGTGGGCGGCTTCACCCGCACGGCGGAGGCGGCGTCGCTCGTCCGGTCCGGCTGGGCCGAGGACGTCTCGGCCACCCGCGACACGGTGCGACGGGTGGCACCGTCCGTGCGCGGGATCAGCGACGAGGTGGATCCGCGCGACCCGACCGGCCGGGCGGCAAGATTGCCGACCCTGGCCTGGCGGACCGCGGCGCAGGCGCTCCAGCACGGGCCGGTCCTCGTGCAGGTGCCGAGAGCGGGGTACGTCCCTGGACTGGCCTGCGCCACCTGTCGCGCACCGGCCCGGTGCGCTGTCTGCGCCGGCCGCCTCGGCTCCGGGGCCGCCGGCTCCACCCCGGCCTGCCGGTGGTGCGGCGTCGTCGCCACGGCCTGGTCCTGCCCGGCGTGCTCCGGCACCCGGCTGCGGGCGACGTCGGTCGGCTCCGGACGTACCGCGGAGGAGCTGGGCCGCGCGTTCCCCCGAACGCCCGTGCGCACCTCGAGCGCCGGTGGCGTGCTGACCATCGTGGGACCGGAACCCGCGCTGGTCGTGGCGACCCCCGGAGCCGAGCCGGTCGCGGAGACCGGTTACGCCGCAGCGCTGCTGCTCGACGGGTGGGCGCTGCTGCACCGGCCCGACCTGCGTGCCGCCGAGGAGGCGCTGCGCCGGTGGGCGGGCGCGGCCGCCCTGGTCCGTCCCGGGCCTGACGGCGGCCGAGTGGTCGTCGTCGCCGAGTCGACTGCCCCCGCCGTGCAGGCGCTGGTGCGGTGGGACCCGGTGACCTTCGCCGACCGTGAGCTCGCCGACCGGGCTGCGCTGCGGCTGCCGCCGGAGGCCCTCATGGTGTCCCTCACCGGCGAGCCGGCCGCCCTGCAGGCGCTGGTCGCCGCCTCGGCGCTGCCCGACGGGGCCGACGTACTGGGGCCGGTGCCGGCCGCCGAGGCCGGGCAGGAGAGGCTGCTCGTCCGCGCCCCGCGCAGCCTCGGTCGGCAGGTGGTCGCCGTCCTGCGGGCCGGTTCGGGCGTGCGCAGCGCCCACAAGGACGCGGGCAGCGTGCGCATCCAGGTGGACCCGAGGGAGGTGGCGTGAGCGCACGGCAGGCCGACGCGGTGGTCTTCGACCTCGGCGGGGTCCTCGTCGACTGGGACCCCCGGCGGCTCTACCGGACCCTGCTCGGCTCGGACGAGGAGATCGAGGAGTTCTTCGACGAGGTCGACTTCGTCGCCTGGAACCACGCCCTCGACGCTGGAGAGCGCACCTGGGCCGAGGCGGTGGCCGACCACGGGGCACGGTTCCCGCACCGGCGGGAGCTGCTCGCCGCCTACCCGGATCGCTTCTCGGAGACCCTCGGCGGGGTGATCGACGGGACCGTCCGGCTGGTCGAGGAGCTGCACGGCGCTGGCGTCCGGCTGCTCGCCCTGACCAACTGGTCGGCCGAGCTGTTCCCGCACGCTCGCGAGCGCTTCGCCTTCCTGCGGCTGTTCGAGGCGGTCGTCGTGTCGGGCGAGGAGCGGCTGGCCAAGCCGGATCCACGGCTCTACGACCTGCTGCTGTCGCGGCACGGCCTCGACCCGGCCGGCACGGTCTTCGTCGACGACCGCGAGGTCAACGTCGAGGCGGCCCGGGCTGCGGGGATGATCGGGGTGGTCTTCACCGACCCAGACCAGCTGCGGCGTGACCTCGCCCGCGCGGGTGTGTCGGGGCTGCGGCGCACCGGCTGAGCGGCGCAGTGCGTACGCCGCGCCGGCTCAGCGGCGCAGTGCGTACGCCGCGCCGGCCGGTCAGCCGCGCCGTCGCCGGATGAGGCTCACTCCGTCGCGGACGGTCAGCATCACCACCTCGACCCGATCGTCGGCGACCACGTGGTCGTTGAACGCGCGCAGGGCGCGAGTGCTGTCGTCCTCGTCGTCGGTCGGTGGGTCGACCAGTCGACCGCTCCACAGCACGTTGTCCGCGAGGATCACCCCGTCCGGCGCCAGCTTGGGCAGGACGGCCTCGTAGTAGGCCAGGTAGCCCGGCTTGTCGGCGTCGATGAAGACCAGGTCGAACGGGCCGTCCAAGGTCTGGACGGTCTCGATGGCCGGGCCGACCCGGATCTCGATCCGGTCGGCGTAGGGGCTCGCCGCGATGTGCTCGCGGGCGATCGCGACGTGCTCCTCACTGATGTCGCAGGTGACGATGTGCCCACCCGGCGGCAGCGCCTCGGCCATCGACAGCGCGCTGTAGCCGGTGAAGGTGCCGATCTCGAGCACCCGGGCCGGCTGCAGCATCGCCACGACCGCCGCGAGGAACCGACCCTCCAGCGTCCCCACCATCATCCCGGGCGCGGTGGTGCGCGCCCGGGTGTTCTCGGCAACGGTGGCGAACCACGCCGGCTCCCGGCTGGTGTGCTCGACGGCGTACTGCTCGACTCTGGGGTCGGCGATGTCGATGTCGGTCATCGGTGGCTACCTCGCGACCGCCCCCGGCACCCGGACATCGACCCAGACCTCGCGGTGGTCCGACGTCGGGACGGGGAACCCCGGGCCCGTGAGGTAGAAGTACGGCTGCTCGTCGGTGGGCCAGAAGATGCCGCCGCCGACGATCCGGAGGTTCTTGCTGGGCAGGACGTAGTCGGCCCGCAGGTTGCCGGGCCCGCTGCACGGCGGCGCCACCGCGGTGTCGCAGAAGTCGGCCGTGTCCTGCGCGGGGTCGGAGCGGTGCGTGAGGTTGAGCGCGTCCTGCGTCTCGGCCGCCCAGGGGCCGCCGTCGCTGGTCGGCGCCTGGTTGGCGTTGACCCGCGGGTCGTCCAGCAGCTGCTGGGTGCTGCCGGGCACGCTGTCCCCGTCGAGGGGGTCCGAGTTCAGGTCACCGGCGATGACGAAGCTCGCCCCGGGTGTGAGCCCGCCCCTTTCGCCCTCGTCGTCGTAGATGTAGCCCGAGTGCGAGGGGCGGACGTAGTCGGCCCAGAACCGGATCTCGTCGTGGTTGCGGGTGCCGTTGCGGTCCTCCGGCCCGTCGAACACCGGCGGGGTCGGGTGGCTGACCAGGAAGTGGACCGTGCGACCGGCCACGTCCAGCGGCACGTCCCAGTGGCTCTTCGACGACAGGCGGAAGACATCGAGCTCGGCGGGGGAGTACCAGTCGGCCGGGGCCGCGGTGGCCGGGTCGTCCGGCAGCATCGCGCCGGGCATGTCCTTCCACAGGAACGTCTGGAAGGTGCGGACGGCCTCGGTGCGGATCGGGTACCTGGAGTAGACCGCCATGCCGTACTGGCCGGGGTAGACGCCGAAGCCGAACGAGTCGTCGCCGTAGGCGTTGTCACCCGGCGTGGTGTCGGTGACGCCGTTGTTGTTGAGGTCGAAGCCGGACGAGATGCCGGTGTTGCTCGGCGCGCTGTAGCGGTAGGGATAGCTGATCGGCACCGACCCGTGGTGCGGCACGGACAGGTAATTGTCCTGGAACAGCCGCAGCGCGGTCCCGGCGGCGTCGTAGTCGAACTCGTTGACCAGCAGGACGTCGGGCCGGACCCGCTGGATCGTCTCCGCCACGTTGGCGGCCTGGACGTTCGTGGTCGTCGAGAGGTCGGCCACAAGGGCGCCCTCGGCGGACCGGTTGAGCGAGGCGTTGAACGTGGAGAACCGCACCGGCTCGGGACCCGCACCGGCGGCGGGCGGGGCGGCCAGCGTGGTCAGGGCGGCCAGCGCGGTGCCCAACGTGACGGCCAGCGCGGTGCCCAGCGCGACGGCCGGCGCGGTGGCCAACGTGCCGGCCGGCGAGACGGTCGGGACCGCGTCCGACCGAGCGGCGCGACGTCGGGTGGTGAGCATGGGTCCTCCTGGCTGCGGAATCGCCCTATCTGACCGCATTACCGCCGGCGGCGGAAGGGGGCGGCGCGAGTTCGTAGACTGGTCGTCCCGACGTCGTCCGCCCGCAAGGAGCTCTCGTGCCCGTCCAGCCCATCCGGCTCTTCGGCGACCCGGTGCTGCGCACGCCCGCCGAGCTGGTCGTCGACTTCGACAAGGAGCTGCGCCAGCTGGTCAAGGACCTGCAGGAGACGATGCTCGAGGCGCCCGGTGTCGGGCTGGCGGCCCCGCAGATCGGCGTCGGGCTCCGGGTGTTCACCTACCACGTCGACGACACCCTGGGGCACCTGGTCAACCCGGTGCTCGACCTCTCCGACGAGGAGCAGGAGGACGACGAGGGCTGCCTGTCCTTCCCGGGGCTCGCCTTCCCGACCAAGCGCTCGTGGAGCGTCGTCGCCAAGGGGCAGGACATGCACGGTGAGCCCGTCACCGTCGAGGGCACCGAGCTGCTCGCCCGCTGCGTGCAGCACGAGACCGACCACCTGGACGGGGTGCTCTTCATCGACCGCCTCGACAAGACGCAGCGCAAGCTGGCGCTCAAGGCGATCCGTGAGGCCGAGTGGGCGGGCGAGACCGCCCCGCCGGTCAAGCTGTCGCCGCACGCCTTGCACGGCCGGGCCCTCTAGCGCGGCCGCCTCCTCCATGCGCCTGGTCCTCGCCGGCACCCCCGAGGTCGCCGTCCCCTCGCTGGACGCCCTGCTCAACTCAAGCCACGACGTCGTCGCGGTGCTGACTCGCCCCGACGCACCGGCCGGCCGGGGCCGGCGGCTGGTCGCCTCGCCGGTGGCCCGGCGCGCCGAGGAGGCCGGCGTCGAGGTCCTCCGGGCCGCGCGGCTCTCCGACCCCGGCGTCATGGACCGGCTGCGCGAGCTCGCCCCCGACTGCTGCCCGGTGGTCGCCTACGGCGCCCTGGTGCCTGCCGACGCGCTGTCACTGCCGCCGCACGGCTGGGTCAACCTGCACTTCTCGCTGCTGCCGGCCTGGCGCGGTGCGGCGCCGGTGCAGCACGCGCTGCTGCATGGCGACCAGGTCACCGGCGCCAGCGTCTTCCAGCTCGAGGCGGGTCTCGACACCGGCCCCCTCTACGGCGTCATGACCGAGCAGGTGCGCCCCCGGGACACCAGCGGCGAGCTGCTCGAGCGGCTGGCCGTCGCCGGCGCGGCCTTCCTCGTCGCCACCCTCGACGCGATCGAGCGCGGCGAGGTCGTCGCGGTGCCGCAGCCGAGCGACGGCGTGTCGTACGCCCCGAAGCTCTCCACCGACGACGCCCGCGTCGACTGGCAGCGCCCCGCCTTCCACGTCGACCGGCAGGTGCGTGCGTGCACCCCCGCGCCGGGCGCCTGGACCTCGGGGGGCGGCGAGCGGGTCGGCCTCGGGCCGGTCGAGCCGGCCGGCGCCAGCACGCTCGCGCCGGGTGCCGTCGCTGTCGGGCGGCGCGACGTGCTCGTGGGCTGCGGCGACGGGCAGGCGGTCCGGCTCGGCGAGGTGCGTCCGGCCGGCAAGCGTCCGATGGCAGCCGACGCATGGGCCCGCGGCGTGCGCGACCTCGACGGCTCGGGGTTCGGGACGTGACCGGCGGCCCGCCGCGCCGCCGCCGGCCGCCGGGCCGTCGCAGCGGGTCGCCGCCGGCCCGCCGGGACCGGCCGCAGCCGGACGCCGCCCGGCTGGCCGCGTTCCACCTGCTGCGCGCGGTCGACGAGCGCGACGCTTACGCCAACCTGGTGCTGCCCGGGCTCCTGCGCGAGCGCGGGCTCGACGGGCGCGATGCCGGCTTCGCCACCGAGCTGGGCTACGGGACGCTGCGCGGTCGCGGGACGTACGACGCGGCGCTCGATGCCTGTGTCGACCGCCCCCTCGGGTCGGTCGACCCGCCGGTCCTCGACCTGCTCCGACTGGGTGCCCACCAGCTGCTCGCCATGCGGGTGCCGCCGCACGCGGCGGTCGGCGCGACGGTCGAGTTGGCCCGCGCCGCGGTCGGCGAGGGCGCGGGGTCCTTCGTCAACGCAGTGCTGCGCAAGGTCGCGCGCCGGGACCTGCCGGGGTGGGTCGCCGAGGTGGCCCCGCCCCTTGCGAGCGACCCGGTCGGCCACCTCGCGGTCGCGCACTCGCACCCGACGTGGGTGGTGACCGCCCTGCGCGACGCGCTCGGCGGCGACCTCGACGAGACCGCGGCGGCGCTGCGGTCGGACAACGTGCCGGCCGAGGTCACCCTGGTGGCGCGGCCCGGTCGGGCCACCGTCTCCGAGCTGGTGGCGTCGGGCGCCCGGGCGAGCGACCTGTCGCCGTACGCCGCGCTCCTGCCCGGCGGCGATCCCGGTGACCTCACCGCTGTGCGTGAGGGTCGGGCCGGTGTCCAGGACGAGGGCAGCCAGCTGGTCGCGCTAGCCCTGGCCAGAGCCGAGGTGGAGTCCGCGGAGCCCGAGCGATGGCTGGACGTGTGCGCCGGGCCGGGCGGCAAGGCGGCGCTGCTCGGGGCGCTCGCCCGGGAACGCGGTGCTGCTCTGCTGGCCGGTGAGCTCGCGCCGCACCGCGCCGGGCTGGTGCGGCGGGCCACGGGTGCCGATGCGTCGGTCGTCGTGGTCGACGGGCGGACACCGGCGTGGGCCGACGATACGTTCGACCGGGTGCTGCTGGACGCGCCGTGCACCGGGCTGGGTGCGCTGCGGCGCCGGCCGGAGGTGCGGTGGCGCCGGCAGCCGGCCGACGTCGCACCGCTGGTCGCGCTGCAGACCGACCTGCTGTGGGGGGCGATCGACGCGGCCCGTCCCGGTGGCGTGGTCGCCTACGTCACCTGCTCGCCTGTCCTCGCCGAGACGCGCGGCGTTGTCGGCGACGTGCTGCGCCGGCGCCCCGACGTGGAGCGGGTCGACGCCCGGCCGCTGCTGCCCGGCGTACCGTCGCTCGGCCCCGGCCCGGACGTCCAGCTGTGGCCGCACCGCCACGGCACCGACGCGATGTACATCGCGCTGCTCCGGCGGCTCTGACGCCGACGGTCCTAGACTCCGCGGCCATGGGCGTGCAGATCTCTCCGAGCATCCTCTCGGCCGACTTCACCGATCTCGCGTCGGAGGTCGCCCGCATCGCGCCCGCCGCCGACTGGGTGCACGTCGACGTGATGGACAACCACTTCGTGCCCAACCTGACGCTCGGCCTGCCGGTCATCGAGCGGCTGGCCGCGGTGTCGACGCTGCCGCTCGACGTGCACCTGATGATCGAGGACGCCGACCGGTGGGCGCCCGAGTACGCCTCGGCCGGTGCCCGCTCGGTGACCTTCCACGTCGAGGCCGCGCAGGCGCCGGTGCGCCTGGCCCGGACCCTGCGCTCGGCGGGTGTGCGGGCCGGCATGGCGCTGCGACCGGCGACCGCTGTCGAGCCCTACGCCGAGCTGCTGCCCGAGATCGACATGCTGCTGGTGATGACGGTGGAGCCGGGGTTCGGCGGGCAGAAGTTCCTCGACCTGGCGCTGCCCAAGGTTCGGGCGGCCCGCGAGCTGATCAAGGGTCGGGACCTTGCCCTGTGGCTGCAGGTCGACGGGGGCGTTTCCGCGGAAACCATCGAGCGCTGCGCCGAGGCCGGAGCGGATGTGTTCGTCGCCGGCTCGGCGGTGTACGGCGCCGACGACCCGGCTGCCGTGGTCGAGTCGCTGCGCAGCCAGGCCGAGCGGGTGACCGCCGGCTCCTGGTGGGCCGGCCACTGACCCGCAGCCGAGCGCTTGGTGGCCTGGTCGCCTGCTAGGTAGCTGCGCGGTAGCCGTGCGGTAGCCGGCTGGCGGGGTTGCCCGGTCGCGTCCCGTTGCGGCTGCCAGTCACGAATCGCGGCGCAACGACCTTCGCCATGCGTGGCCCCTGGCTAGGCATGCCGTTGCGCCGCGATTCGTGCGCAACGGGACTCGGTGCGGTCCTCCAGCAGCACCTTGACGGGCGCAGCGGTGTGTGCCTTCCGGATCGACGGCGTCAGGAACCGCGATTCCGGGCCTGCCCGACCACGGATCCGGAAAGGACGCTCCGGATGCAGCAGTCCCGCCCTTCGTGCTTCGACCAACCGGTGCTGTTGTCGACACAACGACTTCGTCCAGGTGTGAGCCGGCCCCGCCCAGCCAGCTGTGCCGAAGGGTCGGCATCAACTGGCCCGGCGCGATGCCACTCGAAACCGGTCCCGTCACGGCTGTTGCAGCACCCACGGGCAGCCGGCTCGATTGCTGTGGATGACCTCTGGGCCGATCCGAGTCGTCCCGTTATGCTCCCGGGCCATGCGGGGACCGACGGGGACGGTGCTGCTTCGCTGCGTGCTGGTGGCGGGACTGCTGCTCGTTCCCGGCTGCACCGACGATCCCGAGGAGCCCGGCACCCTGCCCACACGGTCGCAGAGCCGCACGCCAACGACGACGTCGGCGTCCCCAGACACCCCGGAAGCGCAGATCGAAGCGACGATGCAGGACTACTTCGCTGCATTCAACCGCGCGTTCGCAACAGGGAAGGTGTCCGAACTGCGGAAATTCAGCACTGATGGGTGCCCGTGCCGTGATTCTGCCGATCGGATTGCAAGGACTTTCAACTCAGGTGGTCGATTCGAAGGCGCCGAGTATTCGGTGAAATCGATCAGGGTTCATGACGTCGAGGGCAGAACCGGCCTGGCCGAGGTCGTTGCGCTCGTCCCTCCGTATAAAGTCTTCGACGGGAGCGGAAAGGTGACCGAGAACTCCGCAGGAGGACAGCTGCACACCGATTACTCCCTGGTGAAGCAGTCAAGCGGTGAATGGATCATCGGCAACTCGCTGGATTTCGAATGAAGCACCGCGCTCGCTGGACCGCGCTCATCGCCCTGGTGGTAGCAATAGTAATCCTGGGCCCTCCCCCGATGACCGCAGAGGCGGAGGACGAACCTCAGTGCACGCTGTGTGGTGACGGCGGCGAGCCCACGACTGAGGGTGACCAGTCCACTGGCTCTGTCGTGACGTCGGGCGTGCAGTTCCCGGGGGTTGATGCTGACAGCGCACTGGGCAAGGCGACCGCGGCACATGCTGATTGCCGCGGCTGCGAGTGGATCATCAGCCCTGCCTGCATCGCGAACGGTGCCGGGGACAGCTCGGCATGCATGGGCGCGACCGACGCGTGCGCCGATCCCGATGCGATCCGCTACCGGGTGTACTTCCGGCCGAGCGCGACGGCGCCGTGGCAGCTGGTCGACTCGGTCTGCCTCGGGCCGGGGGAGCGGCCGGCGTCGGTCGCCGACGTGGGGGAGCTGGTGCGCGAACGGGTCGTCAACCTGCTGCCGAGCGCCGATCCGTCGTTCCAGCCGGCTGACGGCGGCATCGTCAACCTGCCGACGATCTTCGCCGCCGGCGAGCCGGAGCAGATCGAGACCCAGCCGTTCGACGTGCTCGGGTTCAGCGTCACGGTCACCGCGACGGCGCAGTGGGAGTGGACGTTCGACGAAGGTGTCACGCAGACGTTCGACGTGCCGGGCGGCGTCTATCCCGACGACTCGGTGAGCTACGAGTACGCCAGCACCGGCGAGCGGTCGGTGACCGTGACGACGTCGTGGACGGCGGAGTTCACCGTGGACGGCCAGGGTCCGTTCGCGGTGCCCGGGCCGGCGATCACCAAGACCGCAGGGCCGGTGACGGTGCCGGTGCGCGAGGCCCGGTCGCAGCTCGTCGGCGGATGACCAGCGATCAACAGGTCCGTACGCCGCGCCGGCTGAGCCGTCGGGCAGCTCTCCAGCGGCGAGGTGGCCGCGGCCGCCCAGTGGCCGTCCCACGGGGCGGCCGTCAGCTGGTCAGCGTGCCGCGCACGATGCTGTCGCCGGAGTGCGCCGGGTCGCCGTCGGCCGGCTCGACCGAGACGTCCACCACCGGGAACTCCGCCACGTCCAGGTCCTCGGGGATCGGGAAGGTCGCCCGAGTGCCCTGCGACGGGTCCAGCAGACCGATCGACACCAGCCGCTTGGCGTCCTCGTCGAGCAGCCACACCTCGTAGAACCCGTCGGTGTCGGGCGAGAGGCCCGGCACGTCGAGCTCCAGCACCCGCGTGGAGCCCGAGCCGCGGATCTCGGCGTCACCGCCGGGGCTGTCGTCGGCGAGGACGACCAGCTCGGTCGACGCGACCACCGGCAGCTCGTCGTCGTCACCGGCGGTGGCGAGCAGGGTGGCCCCCACCCC comes from the Actinomycetes bacterium genome and includes:
- the metK gene encoding methionine adenosyltransferase, with amino-acid sequence MSRRLFTSESVTEGHPDKIADQISDSILDALLADDPSSRVAVETLITTGQVHVAGEVTTSTYADIPAIVRERVLDIGYDSSAKGFDGYSCGVSVSIGGQSQDIAQGVDDAYEHRTGDHNHHISDDPLDRQGAGDQGLMFGYACDDTPELMPLPIWLAHRLAQQLASVRKDGAVPYLRPDGKTQVTIEYDGDRAARLDTVVVSSQHASDIALESMLEPDIAEQVVKPVLDGVDIDSAGYLLLVNPTGRFEIGGPMGDAGLTGRKIIVDTYGGMARHGGGAFSGKDPSKVDRSAAYAMRWVAKNVVAAGLARRCEVQVAYAIGKAHPVGLFVETFGTETVPVDRIQNAVTEVFDLRPAAIIRDLDLLRPIYRQTAAYGHFGRELPDFTWERADRVDDLMSAAKA
- a CDS encoding primosomal protein N', whose translation is MTGDPAEADHGAAGEQLALMRSTARRARARPPKPPIEAAAVLPVARVAVDVPLPHLDRPFDYLVPAEQAESARPGCRVRVRFAGRLVDGFLLERVDTSEHPGRLGPVHKVVSPEPVLSSEIARLAREVADHYAGSMADVLRLAVPPRHARAEAQESAPAATGQARPDPGPWARYPRGPALLDAVHAGGAPRAVWSALPDATWPDEIASLVATVVAGGRGALVVVPDHRDVDRVAVAVGQVLGPGAATVLTADAGPSTRYARWLTVRRGHSRVVVGTRAAMFAPVRDLGLAVVWDDGDDLHDEPRAPYPQVRTVLAMRSRLEGAALVVGGFTRTAEAASLVRSGWAEDVSATRDTVRRVAPSVRGISDEVDPRDPTGRAARLPTLAWRTAAQALQHGPVLVQVPRAGYVPGLACATCRAPARCAVCAGRLGSGAAGSTPACRWCGVVATAWSCPACSGTRLRATSVGSGRTAEELGRAFPRTPVRTSSAGGVLTIVGPEPALVVATPGAEPVAETGYAAALLLDGWALLHRPDLRAAEEALRRWAGAAALVRPGPDGGRVVVVAESTAPAVQALVRWDPVTFADRELADRAALRLPPEALMVSLTGEPAALQALVAASALPDGADVLGPVPAAEAGQERLLVRAPRSLGRQVVAVLRAGSGVRSAHKDAGSVRIQVDPREVA
- a CDS encoding HAD family phosphatase — encoded protein: MSARQADAVVFDLGGVLVDWDPRRLYRTLLGSDEEIEEFFDEVDFVAWNHALDAGERTWAEAVADHGARFPHRRELLAAYPDRFSETLGGVIDGTVRLVEELHGAGVRLLALTNWSAELFPHARERFAFLRLFEAVVVSGEERLAKPDPRLYDLLLSRHGLDPAGTVFVDDREVNVEAARAAGMIGVVFTDPDQLRRDLARAGVSGLRRTG
- a CDS encoding O-methyltransferase, whose amino-acid sequence is MTDIDIADPRVEQYAVEHTSREPAWFATVAENTRARTTAPGMMVGTLEGRFLAAVVAMLQPARVLEIGTFTGYSALSMAEALPPGGHIVTCDISEEHVAIAREHIAASPYADRIEIRVGPAIETVQTLDGPFDLVFIDADKPGYLAYYEAVLPKLAPDGVILADNVLWSGRLVDPPTDDEDDSTRALRAFNDHVVADDRVEVVMLTVRDGVSLIRRRRG
- a CDS encoding endonuclease/exonuclease/phosphatase family protein gives rise to the protein MLTTRRRAARSDAVPTVSPAGTLATAPAVALGTALAVTLGTALAALTTLAAPPAAGAGPEPVRFSTFNASLNRSAEGALVADLSTTTNVQAANVAETIQRVRPDVLLVNEFDYDAAGTALRLFQDNYLSVPHHGSVPISYPYRYSAPSNTGISSGFDLNNNGVTDTTPGDNAYGDDSFGFGVYPGQYGMAVYSRYPIRTEAVRTFQTFLWKDMPGAMLPDDPATAAPADWYSPAELDVFRLSSKSHWDVPLDVAGRTVHFLVSHPTPPVFDGPEDRNGTRNHDEIRFWADYVRPSHSGYIYDDEGERGGLTPGASFVIAGDLNSDPLDGDSVPGSTQQLLDDPRVNANQAPTSDGGPWAAETQDALNLTHRSDPAQDTADFCDTAVAPPCSGPGNLRADYVLPSKNLRIVGGGIFWPTDEQPYFYLTGPGFPVPTSDHREVWVDVRVPGAVAR
- the def gene encoding peptide deformylase; translated protein: MPVQPIRLFGDPVLRTPAELVVDFDKELRQLVKDLQETMLEAPGVGLAAPQIGVGLRVFTYHVDDTLGHLVNPVLDLSDEEQEDDEGCLSFPGLAFPTKRSWSVVAKGQDMHGEPVTVEGTELLARCVQHETDHLDGVLFIDRLDKTQRKLALKAIREAEWAGETAPPVKLSPHALHGRAL
- the fmt gene encoding methionyl-tRNA formyltransferase — encoded protein: MRLVLAGTPEVAVPSLDALLNSSHDVVAVLTRPDAPAGRGRRLVASPVARRAEEAGVEVLRAARLSDPGVMDRLRELAPDCCPVVAYGALVPADALSLPPHGWVNLHFSLLPAWRGAAPVQHALLHGDQVTGASVFQLEAGLDTGPLYGVMTEQVRPRDTSGELLERLAVAGAAFLVATLDAIERGEVVAVPQPSDGVSYAPKLSTDDARVDWQRPAFHVDRQVRACTPAPGAWTSGGGERVGLGPVEPAGASTLAPGAVAVGRRDVLVGCGDGQAVRLGEVRPAGKRPMAADAWARGVRDLDGSGFGT
- a CDS encoding transcription antitermination factor NusB codes for the protein MAAFHLLRAVDERDAYANLVLPGLLRERGLDGRDAGFATELGYGTLRGRGTYDAALDACVDRPLGSVDPPVLDLLRLGAHQLLAMRVPPHAAVGATVELARAAVGEGAGSFVNAVLRKVARRDLPGWVAEVAPPLASDPVGHLAVAHSHPTWVVTALRDALGGDLDETAAALRSDNVPAEVTLVARPGRATVSELVASGARASDLSPYAALLPGGDPGDLTAVREGRAGVQDEGSQLVALALARAEVESAEPERWLDVCAGPGGKAALLGALARERGAALLAGELAPHRAGLVRRATGADASVVVVDGRTPAWADDTFDRVLLDAPCTGLGALRRRPEVRWRRQPADVAPLVALQTDLLWGAIDAARPGGVVAYVTCSPVLAETRGVVGDVLRRRPDVERVDARPLLPGVPSLGPGPDVQLWPHRHGTDAMYIALLRRL